The genomic window TTGAAGGGGTTAAAGGAAAAATCCCAGAATTCTCTTAATTACTCTTGCATGGTGTGGTACACAAATTGAACATCGTCGTCCTCTTCTAGTTTTTCCAAAAGTTTTTCGACATCCGCCACTTGTGCTTCGTTTAGGGGTTTCGTCACTTGTGGTATCCGTTCAAATCCAGAAGATAGAATTTCAATTTCACGTGATTCTAAAGCTGATTGAATCGCTCCAAAACTTTCAAACGGGGCATAGATCAAAATACCATCATCGTCTGCAAAGACTTCTTCGGCACCAAAATCGATAAATTCAAGTTCAATATCGTCAACATCCAATCCTTCTGCATTGATTCTAAAATTACAAGTATGGTCAAACATAAACACTACAGAACCAGAAGTTCCTAAACTTCCATTGCATTTATTGAAAAAACTTCTGACATTTGCAACGGTACGGGTATTGTTGTCTGTCGCCGTTTCAACAAGAATCGCAATCCCATGAGGCGCATAGCCTTCAAACAAGACTTCTTTATAATCCCCTTGACTTTTATCACTGGCTCGTTTAATGGCACGCTCAATGTTGTCCT from Formosa sp. Hel1_33_131 includes these protein-coding regions:
- a CDS encoding YebC/PmpR family DNA-binding transcriptional regulator: MGRAFEFRKARKMKRWSAMSKAFTRIGKDIVMAVKEGGADPDSNSRLRAVIQNGKAVNMPKDNIERAIKRASDKSQGDYKEVLFEGYAPHGIAILVETATDNNTRTVANVRSFFNKCNGSLGTSGSVVFMFDHTCNFRINAEGLDVDDIELEFIDFGAEEVFADDDGILIYAPFESFGAIQSALESREIEILSSGFERIPQVTKPLNEAQVADVEKLLEKLEEDDDVQFVYHTMQE